The nucleotide window taaatatgcaaatcatacaagtttcattttgttcaaatttactaaggatcttatatctgatttcactgttgtatgctttacatacaagtttcagacaaaggacatacaaattttataagatttatctacatcttttccatatgggaTGTCTGTATTATCTTCATTATCAGCAGCGAGGGAGAGAGGTTTTCCTCTCAGATGGTTTCGGGCCTTATCTCCACCAGAAACATGAACCACAATCATGATTTAggagtaggtcttggtctctctctctctcacacacacacacacacacacagagtatgtgAGGCAACATGTTAAAGAAGCCACAGGAGGAGATTTTCTGAACAAGTGAGCAGTTTATATATTATCTCACTTCACACTTATTAAATGGAAAATGTCTCCACAAAAGTTTTGGTAATGATAAACATTGTTGGTTTTTTTCCAgttctttttgttttaaataataTTCTTAAAATGAGCATCAAAAGGTACACACATTTTTGTTGTCTTTTAAAATTACAATAAATGTAAGAATAGATATTTTTTTCACAAATGTGCTTCTTCAAGGTTTAACTGTTTCCATGAAACTATCATCCTCTGTCTAAAAATATTATGTTTCCTCACTttagttctctctctcacacacacacacacacacacacacacacacacacacacacacacaccttcatgtGAAACGTAACAGAGATAAGTACAGCACTGCAGTAGTTCAGGTCTGTTAATCAGGTACAATCAGGATTTTAATCCTGACATGCAGACTGATTTGCGTTGCCAAAGTTGTTGTTTCAAGCATAAGCTGATCACCGAGTATCAGTCTGTTGTCTTCTCCGCATTGCCACACCTCAGATGTTTGTTCACTTTCTTATTGGACACAATGATGACGATGGGGCTCATGGCAGCATACAGGGATGAGAAGAAGATGCGCAGGTCTGAGATGAGTGCAGATGACATTGCCCGATTCACAATTATGGTGTAAACCCAAAGTCCATTGTCCACTCCATACAACACAACGTACAGCATCACCAATGTGACAACAGTAATGGCTGCCCTGCGTTCGGAAGAACCTCCTCCTCCGCCACCACCACCTCGGATAGCTCTGACCTGCTGGCTGTGTTTGTAGAGGAAAACAAGGATGATGAGGCTGGTGGTGGTCATGAGTGTCATGGGCACCACGTCTCTGACTGTCTGCAGTGctccgttggcatccttcatgctcaCTGATGGGAAATTAACGAAGCAGAACTGCACATTAATGCTGTTCTGGAGGAGCTTGGAGTTGTTCTTGGCACCCATGGCGAACATGATGGATGGTGAGCTCATGAAGATGTTGATGATCCACACGATCAAGAAGATGAGCCAAAGGAACTGGGCGAAATGGTCCCGGGCAGCTGCCCAGCGTGACCCTGGGGGTGCAATGCTCAGGCTCTGGTAGGCACTCAGCACAAAGGTGAGCCAGATGGAGAGCGAACGTGCTGTCCTGTAGACAAAAATGACACTCTTGCAACCAGTGTCATCAAAAACATTGACGATTTGGAAGGTAGCAAATACTTCGAGCACGCACCGAATGGCCACCACTAGCAGGTTGGCCAGCGCCAGGTGCAGCACAATGGCATCGGCTGTAAGGAGACGCAGCTCATGGTGCAGCGCCATCAGGAAGGCATAGATCACGGCAATGTTGCCCGGGATTCCCACCGTGGCCAGAGAGAGATACAGGAGGCCACGTGTTAGGAGGTCAGAATCCATCGCTAATCACACAAAGATACCAATGATCACAACACTGCAAAGCAACATCTGTCCATTGTCAGATTTTTTAAATCTTGAAACGTTTGTGAAGTCCTTCCTACTTGCTCTGCTGGAGCAAGGTATAATAAAGATGGTTTTGTGATTCTCAACACCTCTTCCTGTGACTTGTCAAGTACTGAGCACCGCCTGTCAAACTTATAGGCGTTTTTTCGAGAACCACAGGGAGTGTGAGTCACTGCATGGTCCAGTGCTCGCCCACTGAGGCCTCACTTCCACCTGCTTCTCATTATCTGAATGATGTTCACTTGAATGATCCACCAAACACCTGGACATGTCATTGGACGTGTCAAGTTTCTTCACTGATCAACATCTGCCATACAACAGGCAGcaatctgtgtgtgtgcatgtgtgcgtgtgcatgagagagagagaactcactGCAGCAGTAGGCTAAAGACAACCTTAGCGTCAAATGGGCAAGTtcaaagtatttttatttttcttgcaAAGAAAAGTTCTCGTGTCAACAGAATGTACTCACCTTAGTCTGAATGCAGAACCCTTTTATTctttcactgcaaaaaataatatcttagcaagtgaaaatatcttgaaaatagttgaaacaatttagcattttctgttagaataatgcaagacaccaattctgagattattaaatctagttctagattgcaaccaacttattctaagatgtcttatcaaataaaaatatctgtccatgcagcaagataatttcactagtattaagtaattttctcctcaaattcagtttttaattttttgcagtgttcctGGAGAGGAGAGTGAGTATGCATGTTGATAATCAGACTCCAGCTGTGTTGAACTTCCCCATCCTGCCCCACAGCCATGTGGCTTCTTGTTGTCCCAAACTGTAATCCTCAAGCAGTGCTGTCCCTTCAGCACCAGTGCAGGAGTAGGACAAGGAGCGTGTGGCAGTTTGTGCATGTGGGCCACAGGCCCATCATCATTACAGTATCCCCCTCTCTATGCCAAGGCTACTGCCAGTGGGGACTGGGCCCCAGAGTCTGTACCTTCTCCAGATCCTGACAGGATTATTGTTGTGGACCCCCACTCAGTGTTGTACCTGGAATGAGAAGTCCTGCAAAGACTAAAACCACCAGGTTACTCTGGCATTGCTATCTTTGGCTCTTGCCATCCATTGCAGAAGGATGTATTTCCAAGCGGTAGTATCTCCACTCTTTGATGGCCTACTTAATGGTGATGGCGACGACCCATTTCTCATTCCACAACTGCATATTGCCCTTTGGTGGAGGTCAGCTTTCTTCTCATGTCGGCGATTGGGTGGTCTCCCTCGAATTCTAGAAGAGCATGGTGCCCAGGCTCATCTCTGGCACATCTGTGTGGATAGTGAAGAGGTGCTCGAATTTGAGGTTCCTCAGGAGCAGTGAGGGCGTGGAACATCTGCTCTGCCTCTTCAGACCAGCAGATATCGTTGGGCTGCCCTTTTCTTGTCAAATCTGAGAGGGGGAGGCTAAAGAGTAGAATTTATGCACAAAATCTCCAGTAATACCCTGCAAACCTCAGAAAGGCACTGACCTGCCACTTGGATGTGGGCCAGGGGTACTCTTTGACAGCCTTGATTTTCTTCTCTTGTGGTTTTAGCAGCCCCTGGCCGGTGCAGTACCCCAGAACCTGTGCCTTGATCAACCACAGATGGCACTTCCGTGGGTAAGCTGTCAGCAGAATTCGCCCAGGTCCTCTCTCAGATGGTGCAAGTGGTGTGACCACATGCAGGAGTGGATCATGACATTCTCCAGGTAGGCTGGACCAGGGGCTGATAGATTCCTTGAAGATGCCATCTTGGAGAATTTTGTTGACTTCCTCCTCAATAGCCTGATGGCAAGCATCTGGGACCCGATAGGGCCACTGTAAGGTCACTACTTCAGAATGGGTTTTGACATTGTGGTGGACTAGGAGTCATGCCAGACTCCCTCGAGAACACATCCCCGAACTAATCCAGCAGCTCCTTTAGTTCTTACTGCTGTGTGGAGGTAAGGTCATCTCCCATTTGGACTAAGGAATGCCTTGAAGGTTCTGGTGAGATAATAGAAAAGTCTGAAACAGCAAAGACCAGTTCAATCCATTACTTTAGCAAGTTTACATGGTACAGTTGATTATCTTTCCTCTCATCTGGCTGTTGCAGACAGTAGTTCACTGGGCCAACCCACTTAAGGTCCATGTAGGGGCCCTGCCAGCAGGCAAGGAATTTGCAGTTTACACTGAGTAGGAACAGGACCACCTAATCTCCTGACTGGAACTCCCAGGTTGAGCGGGTTGATTGTAGATTCTCCCAGGATAAGCTGGTCAATTGTCTTTGCTCTTTCTGTGCCTCTTGCATGTGTTCTCTTACTATTTACTATGGAAATCACCCAGTCCATCCTCTCCTGCATGCCTTAAATGTACTCAATTACTGAGCGGAATAGAAATGGTTATTCCTCTCAGGTATCTTTCGCCACGTCTAGCTGGCCCCGGGGTTCTTCCCAAACAGGAGCTCAAATTGTCTGAAGTCAGTGGAGACCTGGGGTGTTTCTTGGAGAGCAAACAGGACATTGGGAAGGAGTAGGTCCCAATTTCTTTCCTCCTAATCCACCACCTGCCAGAGCATCCTTTTCAGCATCTGGTTAAAGCTTTCAAAGAGGCTATTTGTTTATGGGTGGTAGACAGTTGTCCTAATTTGCTTTACATGCAACAGCCAACAGAGATCAGACATTAGTTTGAAAACAAAGGGCCTACCTTGGTCTGTTAGAAGGTATTTTAGGATCCccactgagctgaagaggaggacCAGTTTTCTAGTGATGTTGCAGGAAGTAGCCTTTCAGAGGATGGCGTAGTACACAACCACTAGTCTATATTTGTGTCCCTGGCATATTTGGGGAGCGGCCCTATGAGGTCCATACCTAGCCGTTCAAATGGGACTTGGGAATGGGAGTGGCAGTCGGCTTCCTGTGGAGGTGCGTTGACACTGTGGACACCACTGACAGAAGTTGTGGACCTCCACCTCATACAACCTCCAAGAGACTGCATGCTTCTCCCCAGCAGTCTTTGCGCTAATACAGCAGgccatttttttgttttaatcaagAAGTGTGCAACAGGGAGAGCATGGTTATCCTGTTGTTTTTCTCCCTCAATCTGCTGCAACTGCCCCCAAAAGTGCTTCAGCCAGTCATGCTTCTGCTCCCTTACAAAGACACTGTTCAAGGTAAGGGTGATGGTAGGGGTGCAGGGCAAGGAATtcccactgcaaccctgaccagttttatttttatcttgCTAAACCTCCAAAAAACATGCTACTATCTATGCTACACTGCCCCTAGCTGTAAGTTACTGCCAGAGTGTTCCCAGAATTCACCGTCACCTTGACCGCTTTGGAGATGAAAAAAAGTGAAGCATGTCATAATTTTGTCATCGTTTGAGTTTATTGCTCTATTTTGCCCCCGAGTGGAGAAACAGAGTAGTTCTGTTTTTTCAAGACTCAATTCAGTGACAGTCCACGAGACAGTTCTAATTTAGAACCTGGATTCTAAATGCATTTGGTTTGCTGGGTGCAGAAGCATTATTGAGCGATATGTTTGACACCCCAGGTATCGAACAGAAAGGTACTTCTTCCAAGCAGAGGTGAGGCGCATCCACAAATCAAAGAGTCAATAAATGGTCGTGCAATAAATATATTATCACAGCTAATACAGAAATAACACTCACAATCATCCTCACCGACAACATCCCATCACTACTGAATTACTGGCTCACCATATCACACCTTTAATCAGCCCTGCGTCTGAGTAACGACAGCTTTAATTCTGTTATGATGTTAGATGTCTGTATTATCTTCATTATCAGCAGCGAGGGAGAGAGGTTTTCCTCTCAGATGGTTTCGGGCCTTATCTCCACCAGAAACATGAACCACAATCATGATTTAGGAGTAggtctcggtctctctctctctcacacacacacacacacacacacacagtatgtgaGGCAACGTGTTAAAGAAGCCACAGGAGGAGATTTTCTGAACAAGTGAGCAGTTTACATATTACCTCACTTCACGCTTATTAAATGGAAAATGTCTCCACAAAAGTTTAATTAATGATAAATGACActgtgttgttttttgttttcatccatccacccattatctctagccgctttatccttctacagggtcgcaggcgagctggatcctatcccagctgactacgggcgaaaggcggggttcaccctggacaagtcgccaggtcatcacagggctgacacatagacacagacaaccattcacactcacattcacacctacactcaatttagagtcaccagttaacctaacctgcatgtctttggactgtgggggaaaccggagcacccggaggaaacccacgcagacacggggagaacatgcaaactccgcacagaaaggccctcgccggccacggggctcgaacccggaccttcttgctgtgaggtgacagtactaaccactacgccaccgtgccgcccttttttgtttccttttttgtgAATTTAGACAACAGGAAAATATCAGCAACATGTCAAATTTTGCATGAAAGGTGACATAAAAATGATGAGTGAAACAAACAGAAACTCAATCAAACCAGATTCATTTAAAAAATGTGGGTCATGCTATAATATGAAACGTGGAACAATCTCATTTTGAATATTTCATCTGCTTCGCCCACAAGCATCATCCAAGCACATGATTAAAAAAGCCTGTGTGTCATCTGTCAGTGCTTTAAAGATGCAGTCAGGGGTTTGATACAGATCTTAATAAAAAGTGTGTGTCAGACACACAGCATAAATCAGGGTTATGTTTCATTTTTGCTCCCTTTATATACAAAACACATCCATTTCAAAtgatgtgaccttcactgcccacACACTTCCACGCCCTTGACATTGGCATAGATGTTAAGCAACACATCCACTAGAGGGCAGCTCCCCTTTTCCTTCACTTTCCTTTACTTCACATGTAACTCCCATCCAATCTCCTCCCAGCTGTTCTGGAACAACTGTTTGTCCCTGTGTCCAGGTGAAGTCACATCATATAGATGTTTAGAATTTCTTCCTGGATCATAACCTCTCCTCATAAAGTTCCACCAGTTTATAAATTTCTTTATTGTGTCTCACTTGAACTGTTGGCTCCACTGCCCCGGTAGGACACGTGGCACTGCTCCATTTTGTCCATATCCGTTATCTGTCAGAAAACATGCACAGAAATGGACGAAATGAATGCAGAGTAAGGACAGAAGGCTCTGTCCATATCCATATACGTAtttaacactgagcaaaaacgagCCATTCGTGTAAATCCCATTATGCACCATGATTTCATCTTTAACACGGACTTAAATTCACTTGAGCCTCAACTGATCTCCAGATCTGGGCTACATTAGCCATGCTAACACTACTGTCTCTATTAGCCATGCTAACACTACTGTCTCTATTAGCCATGCTAACACTACTGTCTCTATTAGCCATGCTAACACTATTGTCTCTATTAG belongs to Neoarius graeffei isolate fNeoGra1 chromosome 26, fNeoGra1.pri, whole genome shotgun sequence and includes:
- the LOC132873994 gene encoding olfactory receptor class A-like protein 1 → MDSDLLTRGLLYLSLATVGIPGNIAVIYAFLMALHHELRLLTADAIVLHLALANLLVVAIRCVLEVFATFQIVNVFDDTGCKSVIFVYRTARSLSIWLTFVLSAYQSLSIAPPGSRWAAARDHFAQFLWLIFLIVWIINIFMSSPSIMFAMGAKNNSKLLQNSINVQFCFVNFPSVSMKDANGALQTVRDVVPMTLMTTTSLIILVFLYKHSQQVRAIRGGGGGGGGSSERRAAITVVTLVMLYVVLYGVDNGLWVYTIIVNRAMSSALISDLRIFFSSLYAAMSPIVIIVSNKKVNKHLRCVSFSKSAVSQIK